A genomic stretch from Defluviimonas aquaemixtae includes:
- a CDS encoding arylsulfotransferase family protein has product MNWIKRHGFSVVRRVAVLFLAFVTGLLLGVLLLPPAPQLQYVLDTIREIRIYATSFLRNTPKQHIRPRTHEGDGVVTAVPERMAPGVTFMSGLFGNTLGFRLYAADGELLYEWPINFFTIAPEEMKHKFHALIHGAHLYENGDIVANLDGRSLVRFDVCGRILWRSDRKSHHSIDIDDDGRIWTPTAGQEYVGVSSADTRFRFDGVAAFDPDTGAKLVDIDLVDSLLQSDMVGLVQTNYNRREDIMHLNDADVLDSELAPAFPMFEAGDIMLSSRNLFQLWVIDGDSHDLKWHFAGPLIGQHDADFRPDGTISVLDNRPKGDTLAFQGENGAHEGSRILSIDPADDSTHVLYQSDEHNWFYTPFRGKHQILRNGNILIVETDVGRVFEVTPDGEVVWSFINGWDDTRVGWVMGATRHPESYARIGETECD; this is encoded by the coding sequence ATGAACTGGATTAAGAGGCACGGCTTTTCCGTCGTCAGGCGCGTCGCGGTCCTGTTTCTCGCCTTCGTCACCGGCCTGTTGCTTGGCGTCCTGTTGCTGCCGCCGGCACCGCAGCTGCAGTACGTCCTCGACACGATCCGCGAGATCCGGATTTATGCCACATCGTTCCTGAGGAACACGCCAAAGCAGCACATCCGTCCGAGGACGCACGAGGGGGACGGCGTCGTCACGGCTGTTCCCGAGCGGATGGCGCCCGGGGTGACCTTCATGTCGGGGCTCTTCGGCAATACGCTGGGCTTCCGGCTTTACGCCGCCGATGGTGAGCTATTGTACGAATGGCCAATCAATTTTTTCACGATTGCGCCCGAGGAGATGAAGCACAAGTTCCACGCCCTTATCCACGGAGCCCATCTATACGAGAACGGCGATATCGTCGCCAACCTCGACGGCCGGAGCCTCGTTCGTTTCGATGTTTGTGGCCGAATCCTGTGGCGCAGCGACAGGAAGAGCCATCACTCGATCGACATCGACGACGACGGCCGTATCTGGACGCCCACCGCCGGGCAGGAATATGTCGGCGTTTCTTCCGCCGACACGCGGTTTCGATTTGACGGCGTCGCCGCCTTCGACCCGGACACTGGCGCGAAGCTGGTCGATATTGACCTCGTCGACTCCCTGCTGCAGTCGGATATGGTCGGCCTCGTCCAGACCAACTACAATCGGCGCGAGGATATCATGCATCTCAACGATGCCGATGTCCTTGACTCAGAGCTAGCGCCGGCCTTCCCGATGTTCGAGGCGGGCGACATCATGCTCTCCTCGCGCAATCTATTCCAGCTTTGGGTGATCGACGGCGATAGCCACGACCTGAAGTGGCATTTCGCCGGCCCGCTAATCGGCCAACACGACGCAGATTTCCGCCCTGATGGGACGATCTCGGTGCTGGACAATCGGCCGAAAGGCGACACGCTGGCCTTCCAGGGCGAGAATGGGGCGCATGAAGGTAGCCGCATCCTGTCCATCGACCCGGCCGACGACTCAACCCACGTCCTTTACCAATCCGACGAACACAACTGGTTCTATACCCCATTCCGCGGCAAGCATCAGATCCTTCGTAACGGCAACATTCTGATCGTAGAAACGGATGTCGGCCGCGTCTTCGAGGTGACACCGGATGGCGAGGTGGTCTGGTCCTTTATCAATGGCTGGGACGACACGCGTGTCGGTTGGGTGATGGGGGCCACGCGGCATCCCGAAAGCTACGCTCGCATCGGCGAGACGGAGTGCGACTGA
- a CDS encoding DUF2270 domain-containing protein codes for MSEKRHAAELEEFSPAEIGALAHLYRAEVYRSTIWRTRLDTTSNWAVVTLGVALSITFSAPDASPIPLLLVGILIFLFLALEARRYRYFNVWRARARWLERFFYVPMLRDGDLHTETDWQKILADDYFYPRYHVSYLVAVARRVRNNYLWILLIQTAAYIGKLLVHPFPVTSVESFINRAKIGPLVPGETVLVVGVLYIACWIGLAVWVGRRDAKRARERGGLPTMG; via the coding sequence ATGTCGGAAAAACGCCACGCAGCGGAACTCGAGGAATTCTCCCCCGCCGAGATTGGCGCGCTTGCCCATCTTTACCGGGCGGAGGTGTACCGCTCCACGATCTGGCGCACGCGTCTTGACACGACGAGCAACTGGGCGGTTGTCACGCTCGGCGTGGCGCTGTCGATCACCTTCTCGGCGCCCGATGCGTCGCCGATACCCCTGCTGCTGGTCGGCATCCTCATCTTTCTCTTCTTGGCGCTGGAAGCGCGGCGCTACCGCTACTTCAACGTCTGGCGCGCACGCGCGCGCTGGCTGGAACGGTTCTTCTACGTGCCCATGCTGCGCGACGGAGATCTGCATACCGAAACCGATTGGCAGAAGATCCTGGCCGACGACTACTTCTATCCGCGCTATCACGTCTCCTATCTTGTCGCCGTCGCCCGCCGGGTGCGCAACAACTACCTCTGGATTCTCCTGATCCAGACTGCCGCCTATATCGGCAAGCTCCTCGTGCATCCGTTTCCGGTCACCTCCGTCGAGAGCTTCATCAATCGCGCGAAGATCGGCCCGCTCGTTCCCGGAGAAACCGTCCTGGTGGTCGGCGTACTGTATATCGCGTGCTGGATCGGGCTCGCGGTCTGGGTTGGCCGGCGCGACGCGAAACGTGCCCGCGAACGCGGCGGCCTGCCGACGATGGGCTGA
- the ccoP gene encoding cytochrome-c oxidase, cbb3-type subunit III, whose translation MSRKPIKTEPTEPDTTGHVWDGIEEYNNPLPRWWLWTFYATIIWGVLYTIAYPAWPLVNSATQGLLNQNTREDVTAEIRRFEDANAPIEARLVSTDLAAISDDPELVNFTQNAGGAIFRTWCAQCHGSGAAGAMGYPNLLDNDWLWGGAIEDLHATISHGIRNTEDPDALYSEMPRFGVDELLEPEQIDQVVQYVLQVSGQDHDAALAEEGATVFADNCAACHAEDGTGDRAQGAPNLTDAIWLYGGDAAALTESVANARFGVMPAWTGRLSEAEIRAVAFWVHSRGGGE comes from the coding sequence ATGAGCAGGAAACCGATCAAGACGGAACCGACCGAGCCGGACACGACGGGTCACGTGTGGGACGGGATTGAGGAATACAACAATCCCCTGCCGCGCTGGTGGCTATGGACCTTCTATGCGACGATCATCTGGGGCGTGCTCTACACGATAGCCTATCCGGCATGGCCGCTTGTGAACTCAGCCACCCAGGGCCTTCTCAACCAGAATACCCGGGAGGACGTGACCGCCGAGATTCGGCGCTTCGAGGACGCGAACGCGCCGATCGAGGCTAGGCTGGTGTCGACCGACCTGGCCGCAATCTCGGACGACCCTGAACTTGTGAACTTCACCCAAAATGCCGGGGGAGCAATCTTCCGCACCTGGTGCGCGCAGTGCCATGGTTCGGGTGCGGCCGGGGCGATGGGCTATCCGAACCTTCTCGATAACGACTGGCTCTGGGGCGGGGCGATCGAGGATCTCCACGCGACAATCAGCCACGGCATACGCAACACCGAAGATCCCGATGCGCTCTATTCCGAGATGCCTCGATTCGGCGTCGATGAATTGCTGGAGCCAGAGCAGATCGATCAGGTCGTTCAATACGTGCTGCAGGTATCGGGGCAGGACCACGACGCCGCCCTTGCCGAGGAAGGCGCCACGGTCTTTGCGGACAATTGCGCGGCCTGCCACGCAGAAGACGGCACAGGTGATCGAGCGCAGGGCGCGCCAAATCTGACCGATGCGATATGGCTCTATGGTGGCGATGCTGCAGCGTTGACCGAGTCGGTAGCAAACGCCCGCTTCGGCGTCATGCCCGCCTGGACCGGCCGGCTGAGCGAAGCCGAAATCCGGGCTGTCGCGTTCTGGGTTCATAGCCGCGGCGGCGGCGAATAA
- a CDS encoding cbb3-type cytochrome oxidase subunit 3: MDLYSILREFADSWALLALFAFFIAIVVWAFRPGSKAVHRDIANIPFRHEDRPAPAGAEAQETSK, translated from the coding sequence ATGGACCTCTACTCGATCCTGAGGGAATTCGCCGACAGCTGGGCGCTTCTGGCGCTGTTTGCGTTCTTTATCGCCATCGTCGTCTGGGCCTTTCGGCCCGGATCGAAAGCCGTGCACCGTGACATCGCGAACATCCCCTTCCGTCACGAGGACAGACCCGCGCCCGCCGGCGCCGAGGCGCAGGAGACTTCGAAATGA
- the ccoO gene encoding cytochrome-c oxidase, cbb3-type subunit II — protein MGILDKHKFLETNATALLIGSFLVVTVGGIVEIAPLFYLENTIEKVEGVRPYTPLELTGRDIYVREGCYVCHSQMIRPMRDEVERYGHYSLAAESMYDHPFQWGSKRTGPDLARVGGRYSDEWHVDHLIDPQSVVPESVMPKYGFLANRLIEPTYIEERLSTDALVGVPYTSEMIELAKADFAAQADPDADTDGLIERYPGAVVSNFDGQAGITEMDALIAYLQVLGTMVDFSTFQPDPDR, from the coding sequence ATGGGTATCCTCGACAAGCACAAGTTCCTCGAAACCAATGCAACCGCACTTCTAATCGGGTCCTTTCTGGTCGTCACCGTTGGCGGCATCGTGGAAATCGCACCTCTCTTCTACCTCGAGAACACGATCGAGAAGGTCGAGGGGGTGCGGCCCTACACGCCGCTGGAACTGACCGGGCGCGACATTTACGTCCGCGAGGGCTGCTATGTCTGCCATAGCCAGATGATCCGTCCGATGCGCGACGAGGTGGAGCGTTATGGCCATTACTCGCTGGCGGCAGAGTCGATGTACGACCACCCGTTCCAGTGGGGTTCGAAGCGGACGGGGCCGGATCTGGCCCGCGTCGGCGGACGATACTCGGACGAATGGCATGTCGACCACCTGATCGATCCGCAATCGGTTGTGCCGGAATCGGTGATGCCGAAGTACGGTTTCCTCGCCAACCGGCTGATCGAGCCGACATATATCGAGGAGAGGTTGTCGACTGACGCGCTGGTCGGCGTTCCTTACACGTCCGAGATGATCGAACTCGCAAAGGCCGACTTCGCCGCGCAGGCCGACCCGGACGCCGATACCGACGGCCTGATCGAGCGTTATCCCGGGGCGGTCGTGTCGAATTTCGACGGTCAGGCGGGGATCACCGAGATGGATGCGTTGATCGCGTATCTCCAGGTCCTCGGCACGATGGTCGATTTCTCGACCTTCCAGCCCGACCCGGACCGCTGA
- the ccoN gene encoding cytochrome-c oxidase, cbb3-type subunit I, producing the protein MWDYVKLAVLGLVAVLAAIAANYARDLAYMVNAMTVMFAAAITFLWVLRRVGETRLEPVHEYNDGVVRAGVIATALWGVVGFLVGVTIAFQLAFPALNFSDLTHGYLNFGKLRPLHTSAVIFAFGGNALIMSTFYIVQRTSAARLWGGNLAWFVFWGFQLVIVLAATGYILGATQSKEYAEPEWYVDWWLTVVWVAYLAVFLGTIMRRREPHIYVANWFLLSFIVTVAMLHIVNNLSIPVSIFGSKSVQVFAGVQDAMTQWWYGHNAVGFFLTAGFLGMMYYFVPKQAERPVYSYKLSIIHFWALIFLYIWAGPHHLHYTALPDWASTLGMVFSIILWMPSWGGMINGLMTLSGAWDKLRTDPIIRMMVVSIGFYGMSTFEGPMMSIKAVNSLSHYTDWTIGHVHSGALGWNGMITFGALYFLVPRLWKRERLYSLALVSWHFWLATIGIVLYAASMWVTGIMEGLMWREVDAQGFLVNAFADTVSAKFPMYVVRGLGGVLYLIGAIIMVYNLWATVSKQPATAAVSTPVPAE; encoded by the coding sequence ATGTGGGATTACGTAAAGCTCGCCGTGCTTGGCCTTGTCGCGGTTCTGGCCGCGATCGCGGCCAACTACGCGCGCGACCTGGCTTACATGGTGAATGCGATGACGGTGATGTTCGCCGCCGCGATCACCTTTCTTTGGGTGTTGCGCCGGGTCGGCGAGACGAGGCTGGAGCCGGTTCACGAATACAATGACGGCGTCGTGCGCGCGGGAGTGATCGCGACCGCGCTCTGGGGGGTCGTGGGCTTCCTCGTCGGTGTCACGATCGCATTCCAGCTTGCGTTCCCGGCGCTGAACTTCTCGGATCTCACGCATGGCTACCTTAACTTCGGCAAGCTCCGGCCGCTGCATACCTCGGCGGTGATCTTCGCATTCGGCGGCAACGCGCTGATCATGTCGACCTTCTACATAGTCCAGCGCACCTCGGCCGCCCGGCTCTGGGGCGGCAACCTCGCCTGGTTCGTGTTCTGGGGCTTCCAGCTCGTCATCGTTCTGGCGGCAACCGGCTACATCCTCGGGGCGACACAGTCGAAGGAATATGCCGAGCCGGAATGGTACGTGGACTGGTGGCTGACCGTGGTCTGGGTCGCCTATCTCGCGGTGTTCCTCGGCACGATCATGAGGCGGAGGGAACCCCACATCTACGTGGCGAACTGGTTCCTTCTGTCCTTCATCGTGACCGTCGCGATGCTGCACATCGTGAATAACCTGTCGATCCCGGTCTCGATATTCGGTTCCAAGTCGGTCCAGGTGTTCGCGGGCGTGCAGGACGCGATGACGCAATGGTGGTACGGCCACAACGCCGTGGGCTTCTTTTTGACCGCGGGCTTTCTCGGCATGATGTACTACTTCGTGCCGAAACAGGCCGAACGGCCGGTCTATTCCTACAAGCTCTCGATCATCCACTTCTGGGCGCTGATCTTCCTTTACATCTGGGCCGGTCCGCACCACCTGCACTACACCGCGCTGCCCGACTGGGCTTCGACCTTGGGCATGGTGTTCTCCATCATCCTGTGGATGCCGTCGTGGGGCGGCATGATCAACGGCCTGATGACGCTCTCCGGCGCGTGGGACAAGCTGCGCACCGACCCGATCATCCGGATGATGGTGGTCTCGATCGGCTTTTACGGCATGTCGACCTTCGAAGGTCCGATGATGTCGATCAAGGCCGTGAACTCGCTGTCGCACTACACGGACTGGACCATCGGTCACGTTCATTCCGGTGCCCTGGGCTGGAACGGCATGATCACCTTCGGAGCGCTCTATTTCCTGGTGCCGCGGCTGTGGAAGCGTGAACGGCTCTACTCGCTGGCGCTCGTCTCGTGGCACTTCTGGCTCGCCACCATCGGTATCGTACTCTACGCGGCGTCGATGTGGGTCACCGGGATCATGGAGGGCCTGATGTGGCGCGAAGTCGACGCGCAGGGCTTCCTTGTGAATGCCTTCGCCGACACCGTTTCTGCCAAGTTCCCGATGTATGTGGTGCGCGGCCTGGGCGGGGTCCTCTATCTGATCGGCGCGATCATCATGGTCTACAACCTCTGGGCAACCGTTTCGAAACAGCCGGCCACGGCCGCCGTTTCGACGCCGGTCCCGGCCGAATAA
- a CDS encoding universal stress protein, which translates to MAYKSILTIVTDAEAALPQIDAAVALTRREDAHLDVLCIGIDRTQTGYYYAGATAILTQEAYNQAKEEAAEAKEKVRARLNSEDIRWGVDTAVAQIGALGGPVSMLARYSDLVVLAKPYGEKGGPAAEAIVEACLFEGRAPVLILPDKFDASRFGTRIALAWNQSDEALMATRAAMPLLKAAKAVNITIIDPPTHGAERSDPGGLLSQLLSRHGVHAEVSVLARTLPRTSDVLARHARDIDADLVVMGAYGHSRFREAILGGTTRNTLEQAELPVLMAH; encoded by the coding sequence ATGGCCTACAAGTCGATTCTCACGATCGTCACCGACGCCGAAGCGGCACTGCCCCAGATTGATGCGGCCGTGGCGCTGACGCGACGCGAAGACGCGCATCTGGATGTGCTATGCATCGGAATCGACCGGACCCAAACGGGATATTACTATGCGGGCGCGACGGCGATCCTGACGCAGGAAGCCTACAACCAGGCCAAGGAGGAAGCGGCCGAGGCTAAAGAGAAGGTCCGCGCGCGCCTGAATTCGGAGGACATACGCTGGGGAGTCGACACCGCCGTGGCCCAGATCGGCGCGCTCGGCGGACCGGTGTCGATGCTCGCGCGCTACAGCGATCTTGTCGTGCTCGCGAAGCCTTACGGCGAAAAAGGCGGCCCCGCCGCCGAAGCCATCGTCGAGGCCTGCCTATTCGAGGGCCGGGCGCCGGTGCTCATCCTGCCGGACAAGTTCGACGCATCGCGGTTCGGAACCCGCATTGCGCTTGCCTGGAACCAAAGTGACGAGGCGCTCATGGCGACGCGCGCGGCGATGCCGCTTCTGAAGGCAGCGAAGGCCGTGAACATAACGATCATCGACCCGCCGACCCATGGGGCGGAGCGGTCAGACCCCGGCGGGCTTCTGTCGCAGCTCCTGTCGCGGCACGGCGTTCATGCCGAAGTGTCGGTGCTGGCGCGGACGCTGCCTCGCACCTCCGACGTACTAGCGCGACATGCGCGCGACATCGACGCAGATCTCGTGGTGATGGGGGCCTATGGCCATTCCCGCTTCCGCGAGGCGATCCTTGGCGGCACGACGCGCAATACGCTTGAACAAGCGGAACTGCCGGTGCTGATGGCCCATTGA
- a CDS encoding FAD-binding oxidoreductase — translation MQILDRLAKTLGPTHVLTGADIASYRRDWTGAYEAEPLAVLRPGGRDEVAAILRLASEARVAVVPAGGRTGLTGATLADGALMLSLERMNCIRTIRPEARIAIVEAGVVLSSLHDAAAERGLYFPLWFGARGSAMIGGVLSTNAGGSNVLRYGSTRDLCLGLEVVLADGRLMNLMSELRKDNSGYDLKNLFIGAEGTLGVITAAVMRLVPLPGAHATAMLAARSLDAALAVLNRLQEATGGLVEAFEFMPRTYLEHLRARRPDLGLPFEDVHDVTILVELGATAPRDLMPGPDGAVPLTALLEETLGATMEEGLILDATLARSEAQRRAIWARREAAAEITLGHGHTVESDIALPLDRVGAFLGRALAAVARLDRGAETNTVGHLGDGNLHFTIFPSRTDSTLDEALTEAVEDIVADLGGSFSAEHGIGLAKLSSMRRRKDPVALDMMRAVKAAFDPLNILNPGKTVPDATFRR, via the coding sequence ATGCAGATTCTCGACCGCCTCGCCAAGACCCTCGGGCCCACCCATGTCCTGACCGGCGCCGATATCGCCTCCTATAGGCGCGACTGGACCGGCGCCTATGAGGCCGAGCCGTTGGCTGTGCTCCGGCCCGGCGGCCGCGACGAGGTCGCCGCGATCTTGCGGCTCGCATCCGAGGCGCGCGTCGCCGTGGTACCCGCCGGCGGGCGCACCGGCCTCACGGGCGCCACGCTTGCCGATGGCGCGCTGATGCTCTCGCTCGAACGGATGAACTGCATCCGGACGATCCGGCCTGAGGCGCGGATTGCCATCGTCGAGGCAGGGGTTGTATTGTCCTCGCTCCACGACGCCGCCGCCGAGCGCGGGCTCTACTTCCCACTCTGGTTCGGCGCCCGCGGATCGGCGATGATCGGCGGGGTGCTCTCGACCAATGCCGGCGGCTCGAACGTGTTGCGCTACGGATCGACCCGCGACTTGTGCCTCGGGCTCGAGGTAGTTCTGGCCGACGGGCGGCTGATGAATCTCATGTCTGAGCTTCGCAAGGACAATTCCGGTTACGACCTGAAGAACCTCTTCATCGGAGCCGAGGGGACCTTGGGCGTGATCACCGCCGCCGTGATGCGCCTCGTTCCCCTGCCCGGTGCGCACGCAACCGCGATGCTGGCCGCCCGTTCGCTCGACGCCGCCCTCGCGGTCCTGAACCGGCTGCAGGAGGCGACCGGCGGCCTAGTTGAAGCGTTCGAATTCATGCCGCGCACCTATCTTGAGCATCTCCGCGCCCGGCGCCCCGATCTCGGCCTGCCGTTCGAAGACGTCCATGACGTGACGATCCTCGTCGAGCTCGGCGCGACCGCGCCCCGCGACTTGATGCCCGGGCCGGACGGCGCCGTGCCGCTGACCGCCCTGCTCGAGGAAACGCTCGGCGCCACGATGGAGGAGGGTCTCATCCTCGACGCCACGCTCGCCCGGTCAGAAGCACAGCGCCGTGCCATCTGGGCCCGGCGCGAAGCGGCGGCGGAGATCACGCTTGGGCACGGGCACACGGTCGAGAGCGACATCGCGCTGCCGCTCGACCGCGTCGGCGCCTTTCTCGGCCGCGCGCTTGCGGCTGTCGCGCGGCTCGATCGCGGGGCAGAGACGAACACAGTCGGCCATCTCGGCGACGGTAACCTGCACTTCACGATCTTTCCCAGCCGGACGGATTCCACGCTCGACGAGGCATTGACCGAAGCGGTCGAGGATATCGTTGCCGATCTCGGCGGATCGTTCTCTGCCGAGCATGGGATCGGCCTGGCGAAACTGTCGTCGATGCGGCGGCGCAAGGACCCGGTCGCGCTTGACATGATGCGGGCGGTGAAGGCGGCCTTCGATCCGCTGAACATCCTCAATCCCGGCAAGACCGTTCCCGACGCTACGTTCCGGCGGTGA
- a CDS encoding sterol desaturase family protein: MERLRLMFSHHTILGTAAGIVLGVVIVTTAGLPWLWALVLLGIPAQMLNEYNLHRFIFHLPPPERQWQFDLLYRAHYGHHDFPANPALFFAPDFVVFPVLATNFTAVWAIFALFGADWALAGASAIVLIGGGATFLAYEWFHTTAHLAVNKTAVERHVTILHNQHHFRDFSRWFHVTAGGEIIDRAMGTAIDREALKSQGRTEFIRTLGMRPGDPRLVAARRRFANRYGLTEDEIVRAARA, translated from the coding sequence ATGGAACGTCTGCGCCTCATGTTTTCCCATCACACGATTCTGGGCACAGCCGCCGGGATCGTCCTCGGCGTCGTCATCGTCACCACGGCCGGCCTGCCCTGGCTGTGGGCGCTCGTTCTGCTCGGCATCCCGGCGCAGATGTTAAACGAATACAACCTGCACCGGTTCATATTCCACCTGCCGCCGCCAGAACGGCAATGGCAATTCGACCTGCTCTACCGGGCGCATTACGGGCATCACGATTTCCCGGCCAACCCCGCGCTGTTCTTCGCACCCGACTTCGTGGTCTTCCCGGTACTCGCGACCAATTTCACCGCCGTCTGGGCAATTTTCGCGCTTTTCGGTGCGGATTGGGCTCTGGCCGGCGCATCGGCGATCGTCCTGATCGGGGGCGGGGCGACGTTCTTGGCCTACGAGTGGTTCCACACGACCGCCCATCTCGCGGTGAATAAGACCGCCGTCGAGCGCCATGTCACGATACTGCACAACCAGCACCACTTCCGCGACTTCTCCAGGTGGTTCCACGTCACCGCGGGAGGCGAAATCATTGACCGCGCGATGGGCACCGCCATCGACCGCGAGGCGTTGAAGTCGCAAGGCCGGACCGAGTTCATCCGGACGCTCGGCATGCGCCCCGGCGATCCTCGCCTCGTGGCCGCGCGCCGCCGCTTCGCCAACCGCTACGGGCTGACCGAAGACGAAATCGTCCGCGCCGCGCGCGCCTGA
- the hemC gene encoding hydroxymethylbilane synthase, with the protein MPTAKSPLKIGTRGSPLALAQAFETRTRLMAAHGITEDACEIVIIKTTGDQVQDRPLKEIGGKGLFTKEIEEALLAGAIDIAVHSMKDMPVAQPEGLLLDCYLPREDVRDAFVSPGIERLADLPEGAVVGSSSLRRRAQLANRRPDLKLVEFRGNVQTRLRKLEDGIAAATFLAMAGLNRLGMASVARGAIEPEEMLPAVAQGAIGIERRAADARAEALLTAIHDNATGERLAAERAFLRALDGSCETPIAGLAMHDGGLLWLRGEILRPDGSEVIRGARRVGVADGAEAGRDLADELLSRAPAGFFDWR; encoded by the coding sequence ATGCCAACGGCCAAATCGCCCCTGAAAATCGGCACGCGCGGCTCGCCGCTCGCGCTTGCGCAAGCGTTCGAGACGCGCACGCGGCTCATGGCGGCGCATGGGATCACCGAGGATGCCTGCGAGATCGTCATCATCAAGACGACGGGTGATCAGGTGCAGGACCGCCCCTTGAAGGAGATCGGCGGCAAGGGGCTCTTCACGAAAGAAATCGAGGAGGCGCTTCTGGCGGGCGCCATCGACATCGCGGTCCACTCGATGAAGGACATGCCGGTCGCGCAGCCGGAGGGGCTGCTTCTCGACTGCTACCTGCCGCGCGAGGATGTGCGTGACGCCTTCGTTTCGCCCGGGATCGAACGCCTGGCCGATCTGCCGGAAGGCGCGGTCGTCGGGTCCTCGTCGCTTCGGCGGCGGGCGCAGCTTGCCAACCGGAGGCCAGATCTGAAGCTTGTCGAGTTCCGGGGCAACGTGCAGACGCGGCTAAGAAAACTTGAGGACGGTATCGCGGCGGCGACTTTTCTCGCCATGGCGGGTCTCAACCGGCTCGGCATGGCGAGCGTGGCGCGTGGCGCGATCGAGCCAGAAGAGATGCTGCCCGCCGTCGCGCAGGGCGCCATCGGGATCGAGCGTCGCGCAGCCGACGCACGGGCAGAGGCGTTGCTGACGGCAATTCACGACAACGCGACGGGCGAGCGCCTGGCGGCCGAGCGCGCGTTTCTCCGCGCGCTCGACGGGTCGTGCGAGACGCCGATCGCAGGTCTCGCCATGCACGACGGCGGCCTGCTGTGGCTGAGGGGCGAGATCCTGCGCCCCGACGGGTCCGAGGTGATCCGCGGCGCACGGCGCGTGGGCGTTGCCGACGGCGCAGAGGCTGGCCGCGATCTTGCGGATGAGCTCCTGTCACGGGCACCGGCGGGCTTCTTCGACTGGCGCTGA
- the hemE gene encoding uroporphyrinogen decarboxylase — protein sequence MTKTILSALAGETLPVPPIWMMRQAGRYLPEYRETRAKAGDFLSLCYTPELAAEVTLQPIRRYGFDAAILFADILLIPQALGTDLWFETGEGPRLSTITGPDDLSRLKPREAIHDTLSPVYETVRILARELPKDVTLIGFAGAPWTVATYMIAGRGTPDQAPAHALKDGDRATFMVLIDLLTEATIDYLSAQVEAGAEVVKLFDSWAGSLNGRDFDDFAVTPAARIVAALKARHPGLPVIAFPREAGERYVGFAKSTGADCVAIDNSVAAEWAAEHVQTDVCVQGNLDPALLVTGGDRLVSETRRIVQAFSKGPHIFNLGHGITPDADPDNVHRMIEAVRG from the coding sequence ATGACCAAGACGATCCTCAGTGCCCTCGCCGGCGAGACGTTGCCCGTGCCGCCGATCTGGATGATGCGTCAGGCGGGCCGCTACCTGCCGGAATACCGCGAAACAAGGGCCAAGGCGGGGGATTTCCTGTCGCTCTGCTACACGCCCGAGCTTGCGGCCGAGGTGACATTGCAGCCGATCCGCCGCTACGGGTTCGATGCGGCGATCCTGTTTGCCGATATTCTTCTTATACCACAGGCGCTTGGAACCGATTTGTGGTTCGAAACCGGTGAGGGGCCGCGATTGTCCACGATCACGGGACCGGACGACCTCAGCCGCCTGAAGCCGCGCGAGGCGATTCACGACACGCTTTCCCCAGTCTACGAGACGGTGCGTATCCTCGCACGGGAACTGCCGAAGGACGTGACTCTGATCGGTTTTGCGGGGGCGCCGTGGACGGTCGCGACCTACATGATTGCCGGGCGCGGCACGCCCGATCAGGCACCCGCCCACGCGCTAAAGGACGGCGACCGGGCGACCTTCATGGTGCTCATCGACCTGCTGACAGAGGCGACGATCGACTACCTGTCGGCTCAGGTCGAGGCCGGAGCCGAGGTCGTGAAACTGTTCGACAGCTGGGCCGGGTCGCTGAACGGGCGTGATTTCGACGACTTCGCCGTCACCCCCGCCGCCCGGATCGTCGCGGCGCTGAAGGCGCGCCATCCCGGCCTGCCCGTCATCGCCTTCCCGCGCGAAGCGGGGGAGCGCTATGTCGGTTTCGCAAAGTCGACAGGGGCAGATTGCGTGGCCATCGACAACTCGGTGGCGGCGGAATGGGCGGCCGAACACGTGCAGACCGATGTCTGCGTGCAAGGCAACCTCGACCCCGCGCTCCTCGTCACCGGAGGCGACCGGCTGGTCTCGGAAACCCGTCGCATCGTGCAGGCCTTCTCGAAAGGACCGCACATCTTCAATCTTGGCCACGGGATCACGCCCGACGCCGATCCTGACAACGTGCACCGGATGATCGAGGCGGTGCGCGGCTGA